The genomic DNA TATCGGGACTATCTGTTAAAGGACAGTACATAGTCTCTGGACTGCAGTAGAAGAAACCAAGGGTGTGTTCAGGTGGCTGCAACATTAGATAGAAATTCATTGCATAGAACAGAAGATTCTCTGCCATGTAGAATGATTTAGATCAGCTCTAGGCCATGTATTTCTGTCTGAAACGTTGCTAAGGTTATCAGGAGAAAAATGGGATAAACTTTTCACCTACTCGCTCCAACTGAATAAACCCAAGGCCTTACTCTGGGGGCCCAAGCGCCCTGGACACAGCGTTAGGCCTCATCACCATGATGACCCAGCCATCAGCTCCCTAGGGTTTACTTGTGGATTCTGCCATTTGATAAATATTTTCCACAGAGGGCATTTGGAGTCAGTTCTTACCCACATCGTCATACTGAAGGAGGAAAACACTGCTAGTGGAATCATTTCAGCACCTGGATGTGTTCAGGAGAGGTAATAGATTCCAAATCCTCTGATGACTGGGTTCTCTGTAAATTATTTCTATGAAGTTGCTGTTAAATTGCTCTGCCGTTATTTGTTGGGTTATCcctgtgctgtgaggtgttttATGGTCTTATCTTCACACCACTGGCTCTGGCAAACAGGCTACGCTAGGCAGTCTGGAGCCGGTAGTGGTACTCKAGCCTACTCTTCCGTTCGGCAGGGTTAATACCGGCCTGGCACCCAAACAAAATCTTTACCCATCTAACAATACCACGACAATTTCCATTGGTGTTCTGTGAGAACTATTGGAGTGGTGCATTTCAAGCACACTGATGCAATTTGTTCACTGTCACCAACCCCCTACAGATTGGCCATTAGTGAACAGGTAGATCTAGTGGCCGCTTGAACAATGAGAAGGCAGTCGGCGGCTAGATCAGGTGGGACCACTAGCCACTCAGGGCTAGTAAGTGTGAATAGGCACAAGGCCGATAAAGTGGTTTCCTCAGTTTCTGGGATGCCACATGTCCTACTTGTATCCTAATTATTAAACTTCTAGTCTATCAAATAAGCCAGTCATTTTGCTTACCAAATACATCTCCATGAAAAAAAtaacctgctggagaagacagattttgggcccagttcTCACACTTCCCAGGATGGAACAGACTTGATAATCTACTTTTAAAGTAAAGTATCATGTGCGACACCATTGGGTATTTGTAAAGTGTCATAATGGTTATGTAATGCACTAACAGACAAGGAGCCAGCCATGCATTGGTGAGGATTTATTAGATAAGTGTTCAATACATAAACTGAAATTCAGCTCTTGAAAACTAACTAAACTGCTTGACAAATAGCAAAGAATAGGTTCCTGTTCCACAGGTTTCAGattactacccccccccccccatggttcTGATGGACCAGTCCAGGTTAGAGTAGCCCAAGCTGGTGTTATGATGTAGAGTAGCCCAAGCTGGTGTTATGAAGTTGGTCAGCCAGTCTGCTGGTCTCAGCCTGTGTGGAGGCTGGCCCCAACTTCATCTTCTGAATCAAAGGCTTGTTCTTTTTAGGGCGCACCTTCTGCAAAAGGAAAAAAAAAGCAGTGGTTTATAATATTACATGTAGTGATGTTATTCATCCTCCATATACCCAACAATACCAGCGTTTACCTGCAGCTTTTTCCTCTCTGGGTCATGAACCACTCGGTGTCGTCTCAAACTCTCCTaaggaaaataaaaacatttagcttAACACCAAATATTCCACTCAGACAGATTGAGTTCTGCAAAACTATTTGCGAAGTGACAGGATACCATATTGTAACTTGAGTCTTGTCCCATGAGTTCACCTGCATAGCGAAGCGCTTGCCACAGCCTTCGTGGGTACAGGAGAATGCCATCTTGCCCTCATGGTCTGACACAACGTGGTTCTCCAGTTTGAAGTGGGTGGTGAAGGTCTTCTCACACCCAGCGTCGGTGCACTGGAACACCCTCTTGGGCACACCAGAGTGGACCCGCAGCTGGTGCTGCTTCAAAAACCATGCCTCCAGGAATATCTTACTGCAGCCATCACACTGTAGCTTGACTTAACACAGAACCGGTGAAGACTTTACAATTGGATCAGTTTAAAATCTATATAATAATTCATGATCATGTGAGAGGACCACAAGACATGCAAAGGGATGAGTTGCAGCATGGTCAAGAGGGTGGCAGTGTTGGTGTTTGAGGGCCTACATACTTCTGTGCACAGCTTTCCTGTGCTTCTGATACTCTGACCAAGTCTTCCCCTGGAATGGACAGTCCTCCACAGCACAGGGGTAACCTGGGAAAGAGAAAtagataaaaatgtatgaaacatCCACAGGACCTCTGATAAGACTTGAGATGGGTATGTGGCATGTGTAGGGCTCACCTTGGTGTACTTTCTCATGGCGCTTCAGTTGTCCGGGAGCAGCAAATTCTCTTACAGCCCTCAAAGATGCACCTATGGGAAAGGGTCAGAGTTCAGCCTGATGTGGTAGAGTCTACATTCTCTTGTAGAGGCCAGTGTGTTATACTTACTGAAAAGGcagcagctgtgtgtgtttaATCTGGTGTGTTTTGAGTTGGTTCTTCTTATTGAACTCCATCCCYCAATGCACATGGTCACACTagaacataatttacaaaccttTGAATGAAAATTAGCAAGAGGACCATTTGTCGTAGTCCAACATTACCTCCACTATTCCTTCAGCCACACCTGGAGGTGGAAGTCAAGGCATTTAGAATCTCATGTTCACCCATCAACTGTTTCAGAACAGTGTCAAATTAAACCGAAGGCAAAAGGGTGATGAATGTGAAACTCAGTTTAGCCGAGTCATGAAAACGTGGCGGTGCAGTCAACCATGTAGGCAATGCAATGCACATAAACGTTGCTTGTCTGTCGTTAATGTTGTTACAATTTTTCCCCCCCCACTTACTCTGCATGTTGTCTGGTGATGGTCATTCAGCTGGTTGAAATTAGACAAACTAACCGCAGGAAAATATTAAACAGGCAAAACACAGGTCTACTTCTGTGGCAAGATGTCTGCCTATGACCGAAGGCAAGTGCACAAGACTACATGCACACATACTAACAGATGTTTACATAGTTTAGAGCATGGGCTTCAGTGCTGGTGCTCTAAATAAAACTCAAATTTCAAGCAGCAGTAGAATAAATTCAAATGTAAATTCATTAAACATTCTGGCTTAAGGAAAATGTCCACGATTTTTGCAGAGCTTTGTTTCAGACTAAACCAAGTGGTATCAGTGATTCATTAGGTGCGTCAGTCTGACTTCGGTTTTGCCAACCTTATAGTGCTTCTCCTGGTGCTGGTGAATGCGAGCTATGTGATTCTTCATGCTGGCATGTGAGACAAAGGCCTCGGAGCATCCTGCAGCCTGACACCTGCAGACGCACAGAAACAGATGAGTGACCGGAGGGAAGGTTGGAAGAGGAATAATGAATTGCATGACTCAGAGCACAATGGGTTAGCGCTACTACTCAAGTTCATTCAGAAACATTTGGTTCAAAACCATTTACAACTAAACCCTAGCTTTGGTGCTAGTTTTTACTTTAGCCAACTGACTGTCCACCAAATCACTTGGAAAGGCAACAATGAAATATTGAAGGCAGGAACAGCCATACAGGCTCATACACAACCGGTCATTGACCGTGAACCATTGCCCTATAGGATAGTGAAGCTTCATACTCACGTGTATGGCTTCTCTCCACTGTGGCTCAGCCCGTGTCTGGTGAGCTGGTAGCGGGTACAAAAGCTCTTGTCACAGTTCTCGCACGAGAAGGGTTTCTGTCAAAGAGAAATGTGACCAAGTAACAAAACAATATAGTACGTTTTTCTGACCGCAGACATTAATTCACGTTCAGTTGTATTTCACTTACGTCAATAGGCTAATTCTTTCTGATTAACATAAATGTTAAATTCAGTACATAGATCTGATCTGGACCATCTGTTGAAAGATGCCAGCTGGGCAGGATAGGTACTCACCAAACCTGTGTGCTTGCAAAGATGGGCATCTAATTTCCATGATTTATTGAAGGTGGCATTGCAGTTGACAAAAGAACAAATAAAGCTTCTTTGGACTTGAATCCTTTCCCCCATCTTTAATTGTACAGATGACAGTGTTTTGATAACGCAAAACCAATACGGCAGGTCGTTTACCGGCCTACATGGGTCAACACACCTGAGGACTATATATTTTATTGGGCGATACCACTGTTGGATAATACAGGGGTGTTTCAATCCACGCAATGGAAAGTGAACAAAATAGAAAGCAAAGTCTGGCTCTGTAATAGCCTAAATTAATTTCAGGTCTAAGTACTATCATTATTTTGGTGAAATATTGATGATTTATAAATTAATATTGGACACCTGCTTCGTGATTTTATTCAGCCATCACCCTACATTTGAACGTAGTTAGTTCCTGATTGGAGGAGGTTGGAACAGTGAATTGCTGTGCatttgtaacggatgtgaaatggctatctagttagcggtggtgcgcgctaatagcctttcaatcggtgacttcacttgctctgagaccttgaagtagtggttccccttgctctgcaagggtcgcggcatttgtggagcgatgggtaacgatgcttcgtgggtgactgttgttgatgtgtgcagagggttcgTGCGAGGGGATGGActttaaagttaaactgttacacattgACGCACACCTGACTTTAAAACAGCATATAGCAAGGTACTGTAAAGCGTAGACTGATTATTTGATCTGGTTATGGTATATGTGAGAGCATGGGCAGCAcaattgaggccatctccattttgaagtagtccattttcttcttctactacttctatgagttggtaaacaaactgaaaggctgcatactgccacctgaaatgtattgtttgaacaggtataaagccatgGTTGGCGATTttctgccacctgcagttatgaaaTGTTTGCTAACAAGCAAGTATGGTGTAGAGAACCATTGTACtgtctaaactgctgtgaaatatattttctagaACCcacaatattgtattttcaactgtttgaagctggtgtacaaattTGAAAGTAAAAGACAGAAATAGTGTAACAGTTTAaatttagtccgtcccctcgccccgggcgcgaaccagggaccctctgcacacatcaacaacagtcacccacgaagcatcgttacccatcgctScacaaaagccgcagcccttgcagagcaaggggaaccactacttcaaggtctcagagcaagtgacgtaaccgattgaaaggctactagcgtgcaccaccgctacctagctagccatttcacatccgttacaataGCACACAAGAGAACAGCTCTActacttcttagacttgcttttcaatgagaatgacagatttataacCCACGTttcaatgtgaatttggttgggtcatccaaaaagttacatattgcacctttaaacttACATTCATGGCCTACTATGAAATAGGCTACTGCTTGAGATTGAGGCAAAATAGCCTCTTGCAAATGGATGTGATTGGGTTTCTGGCTCTGATTWCCAAGACCTAGATTAGTCCTATCTGTTATTGGTGAATTCAGTAGACTAGACTAGTCATTGATCATTTTTACTGAACAGCAGTTGTTGCAATTCAGGTCTTTGAGCTTGCCTGTCTCTGATTGATTGTAGGTTTTAAAACTGTCATGCAGGCTCCTGACACTGCATCGCTATcttctgtctgtggtgtgtgtgtgcgcgattGTAGTCTGAGCTGAGCGACTGTCTGTCTCCAGTCTTCACACACCCGTTACATTTACAGCCCTAATCGTGATCTTATCAACCTCCTCCATATTGTTCTATGATAGGTGTGATTTAGTCACAACCCAGTCTTCATTCTCCTGCTCTGTCCCAATGTGATGCTCTTCAAACCTGACTCCTCCAATCCTGTTGACAGTTCAACCCACTCCCAATTCTATGACGCTGCTCTTTATTTAGACTTAATTGGATTAACAGTATACTATGTTTCCACAAGGATACTTTAGTTGTGAATTCAGGAAAGCTTGACACAAATcagaaaacaaaagtgaaaatctTCAATCCAATATGGTGTGTACATTACCTAACGACTAGAGACCAACTACCATGCATGTACCATGATCTGGTGTGAAATCTTAGTATGGCTTCTCTGAATGAGGCCTATTGAGAACCCCAGGGCGGTACCTCTGCTCCCTCCACGCTTCAGGTCACCCGGCCTCTGTCGGCCGCCATCGTTATCAGCCTTTCCACCTCCACGTCCGGTCCCCGACTGTCCCAATCCCTTCACTGACAGGGGACTGGATCGATAACCCTGGGTCTGTATCTGTGTATGGTCATGGTCTACACTGATAACCACTCCTGGCAAGTGAAGGTGGAAGAAAGACCCTATCTGTCCActatgacctagagagatacagtgcattctgtgTAATCAGgccagagacaaagaaagagaactgagagagagagagagatgaaactaGCAGGATTGAGAGAACATGAAATCATGGAAACTGTGattggaagagagagacacaatcTGATGTCTGTCGATATATCATCCCATATGGCTTCAGCACTCCACCGTCTaccagtggtgtgtgtttgtgaggcttCTGCTCTCCACCGTccaccagtggtgtgtgtttgtgaggcttCTGCTCTCACGTCcacagtggtgtgtgtttgtgaggcttCTGCTCTCACGTCccagtggttgtgtgtttgtgaggcttCTGCTCTCCACCGTccaccagtggtgtgtgttgtgaggcTTCTGTCTCCACGTCaccagtggtgtgtgtttgtgaggcttCTGCTCTCCACCGTCCACcagtggtgtgtgttctgtgaggcTTTCTGCCTCTCCACCGTCTaccagtggtgtgtgtttgtgaggcttCTGCTCTCCCACCGTCTAccagtgggtgtgtgtttgtgaggcttCTGCACTCCACCGTCCACCAGTGGTGGTGTTTGTGAGGCTGCTGCTCTCCACCGTTACAGTGGTGTCTGTTTTGGAGGCTTCTGCTCTCCACGTCTaccagtggtgtgtgtttgtgaggcttGCTCTCCAcgtctacagtgtgtgtgtttgtgaggcttCTGCTCTCCACCGTCtaccagtggtgtgtgttgtggcttCTGCTCTCCACCGTCTACcagtggtgtgtggtttgtgaggCTTCTGCTCTCCACCGTCTACcagtggtgtgttgtttgtgagGCTTCTGCACTCCACCGTCaccagtggtgtgtgtttgtgaggcttTCTGCTCTCCACCGTCTACCAGTGGTGTCTGTTTGTGAGGCTGCTGCTCTCCCCGTCTaccagtggtgtgtgtttgtgagcttCTGCTCTCCACCGTCTaccagtggtgtgtgtttgtgaggcttCTGCACTCCACCGTccaccagtggtgtgtgtttgggtgatgCTCTCCACGTCTACCAGTGGTGTCTGTTTGTGAGGCTTCTGCTCTCCAACTTCTACGCAGTGGTGTTGTTTGTGAGGCTTCTGCTCTCCACCGTCTACCAGTAGTGTCTGTTTGTGTGGTTAATGTGTGACAGACAGGGTCGATATGGCTGCTCTGYGCTGCTGGCTGAGTTGACAGCCTCAATCTGTATGTCAAATGTGTGTGATTAAGGAGCACATAGTAATTCTCTGCTTTTACCCACAAGTCCCGTTCCacgctccccctctcctcactcaCTGTCCCTCAGACTGTTTACTTTTTCCTCCTTCAATCAGTAACTCCCATGAGTCAGCGCTCCAGATGAAGGCCTGTTCTGTCTGTGACAGcagattcacacacacagcatatgtttGACTATCCTTGTGGGTAGTACATAACATGTATTTCCAATCAAAATCCTATTTTGCATAACCCTAAATCttaaatagcctttgtcctcgtgGGGACCAGGGAAATGTCCCCATGAGGGAGAATCATCCTTGTTTTAGTATCCTTGTGGGGATTTCCATAGCAATACAAGCCCACAGTTTCTGGAAGTTTCCTTATTTCTCTCACACTGTCATATCCTTGTATATTCTATCTGGCAGGACTGATATCACTATGAGGAAAGATGAAACAGTAGGTCCCAACACCATACTGTTATCTGTA from Salvelinus sp. IW2-2015 linkage group LG27, ASM291031v2, whole genome shotgun sequence includes the following:
- the gtf3ab gene encoding LOW QUALITY PROTEIN: general transcription factor IIIA, b (The sequence of the model RefSeq protein was modified relative to this genomic sequence to represent the inferred CDS: inserted 2 bases in 1 codon), which gives rise to MGERIQVQRSFICSFVNCNATFNKSWKLDAHLCKHTGLKPFSCENCDKSFCTRYQLTRHGLSHSGEKPYTCQAAGCSEAFVSHASMKNHIARIHQHQEKHYKCDHVHXGMEFNKKNQLKTHQIKHTQLLPFQCIFEGCKRXFAAPGQLKRHEKVHQGYPCAVEDCPFQGKTWSEYQKHRKAVHRIKLQCDGCSKIFLEAWFLKQHQLRVHSGVPKRVFQCTDAGCEKTFTTHFKLENHVVSDHEGKMAFSCTHEGCGKRFAMQESLRRHRVVHDPERKKLQKVRPKKNKPLIQKMKLGPASTQAETSRLADQLHNTSLGYSTS